Proteins co-encoded in one Hymenobacter swuensis DY53 genomic window:
- the rpsU gene encoding 30S ribosomal protein S21, whose translation MIIVQIKENESVDRALKRFKKKFERTGVLKELRRRTFFQKPSITNRKQKQKAIYKLATYGPDAVEA comes from the coding sequence ATGATCATCGTCCAAATCAAAGAAAACGAGTCGGTTGACCGTGCGCTGAAGCGCTTCAAAAAGAAATTTGAGCGCACGGGCGTTCTGAAGGAGCTGCGTCGCCGCACGTTCTTCCAGAAGCCTTCCATTACCAACCGCAAGCAGAAGCAGAAAGCTATCTACAAGCTGGCGACGTATGGCCCTGATGCCGTTGAGGCGTAA
- a CDS encoding tyrosine-type recombinase/integrase produces the protein MELFFDYLRFERRYSPHTVVSYQTDLRQFSDYLKTTYELTEPARADHLLIRSWVVELMQQHRDPRTVNRKIACLRSYYKYLLSTGAIAKNPMLRITSPKVAKKLPDFVPEDSLNGLLNSFDFPDTFPGVRDQLILELLYGTGIRLSELIGIGHDDLSLPGRTVRVTGKGNKQRVVPLNPTLLIVLERYIAHQQREFVAGSNAQQVLLVTDKGEPLYEKFVYRTVKHYLSQITTASGQQHPHVLRHSFATHLLSKGADLNAIKELLGHANLAATQVYTHLSIDKLKSVFEKAHPKA, from the coding sequence ATGGAATTGTTTTTTGACTACCTGCGGTTTGAACGGCGCTACAGCCCGCACACCGTGGTTTCTTACCAGACTGATTTACGGCAGTTTTCAGACTACCTGAAAACTACTTATGAACTGACTGAACCCGCCCGGGCCGACCATTTGCTTATCCGCTCCTGGGTGGTGGAGTTGATGCAGCAGCACCGCGACCCGCGCACGGTAAACCGCAAAATTGCCTGCCTGCGCTCTTACTACAAGTACTTGCTCAGCACCGGCGCTATTGCCAAAAACCCGATGCTGCGCATTACCTCGCCCAAAGTAGCCAAGAAGCTACCCGACTTTGTTCCAGAGGACTCGCTGAACGGCCTGCTCAACTCCTTCGATTTTCCGGACACCTTTCCGGGCGTGCGCGACCAGTTGATCCTGGAACTGCTGTATGGAACCGGCATACGCTTGTCGGAACTCATTGGTATCGGGCACGACGACCTGAGCTTACCGGGCCGCACGGTGCGCGTGACCGGCAAAGGCAACAAGCAGCGCGTGGTTCCCCTGAACCCTACCCTGCTAATAGTACTGGAACGCTATATAGCTCATCAGCAACGGGAATTTGTTGCCGGAAGCAACGCCCAACAGGTGCTCCTCGTTACGGATAAAGGAGAGCCGCTCTATGAAAAGTTCGTGTACCGCACCGTAAAGCACTATCTGAGCCAGATAACTACTGCCTCAGGACAGCAGCACCCGCACGTACTGCGACACTCGTTTGCCACGCACTTACTGAGTAAAGGTGCTGACTTGAACGCTATTAAAGAGCTGCTCGGGCACGCCAACCTAGCGGCCACGCAGGTGTACACGCACCTGAGTATTGACAAGTTGAAATCCGTATTTGAAAAGGCCCATCCGAAGGCCTGA
- the hpf gene encoding ribosome hibernation-promoting factor, HPF/YfiA family, which yields MKVQMQSVHFDADQKLLDFIQKRLDKLETFYDRVTEGEVIMRLNNKDGVANKTVEIKVHVPGTTLFAQEDAASFEAAADEAVDSLRRQISKHKEKLVSH from the coding sequence ATGAAAGTACAGATGCAATCGGTGCATTTTGACGCCGACCAGAAACTGCTCGACTTCATCCAGAAGCGCCTCGATAAACTCGAAACCTTCTATGACCGCGTGACTGAAGGCGAAGTAATTATGCGCCTCAATAACAAGGACGGTGTAGCCAATAAGACGGTGGAAATTAAGGTGCACGTCCCCGGCACCACACTATTTGCCCAAGAAGATGCGGCTTCTTTTGAAGCTGCTGCTGATGAAGCTGTTGACAGTCTGCGCCGCCAGATCAGCAAGCACAAAGAAAAGCTGGTGAGCCACTGA
- the metK gene encoding methionine adenosyltransferase: MPYLFTSESVSEGHPDKVADQISDAILDEYLRQDPTAKVACETLVTTDFALVAGEIKSTAHVDAEPIIREVIRRIGYNKPEYLFNADTCEVMNRLHEQSADINQGVERAVAEDQGAGDQGMMFGYATKETDNYMPLALDLSHRLLRELSAIRKAGQEMTYLRPDAKSQVTIRYADDNTPEAIETIVVSTQHDEFDASEETMLAQIKEDIINILIPRVKAQLGPEVQQLFTTDIKHHINPTGKFVIGGPHGDSGLTGRKIIVDTYGGKGAHGGGAFSGKDSSKVDRSAAYAARHIAKNLVAAGVADQVLVQVAYAIGVAQPVGVFVTTYGTTKAVGSTGEKLTDGQIAEKVQHLFDLRPYAIVQRLGLQNPIFAESAAYGHMGREAGTKQVQDAQGNTRTVETFTWEKLDYVDKIKAEFGL, translated from the coding sequence ATGCCCTACCTGTTCACCTCCGAATCTGTTTCGGAAGGCCACCCTGATAAAGTAGCCGACCAGATTTCCGACGCCATCCTCGACGAATATCTGCGTCAGGACCCCACCGCTAAGGTGGCTTGCGAAACGTTGGTCACCACCGACTTCGCTCTGGTAGCCGGGGAAATCAAATCGACGGCGCACGTAGATGCCGAGCCCATCATCCGGGAGGTAATTCGCCGCATCGGCTACAACAAGCCGGAGTACCTGTTCAACGCCGATACCTGCGAGGTGATGAATCGCCTGCACGAGCAGTCGGCCGATATCAACCAGGGCGTGGAGCGTGCCGTGGCGGAGGACCAGGGTGCCGGTGACCAGGGTATGATGTTCGGGTACGCCACCAAGGAAACCGATAACTATATGCCCCTGGCCCTCGACCTCTCGCACCGGTTGCTGCGCGAGTTGTCGGCCATCCGCAAGGCCGGTCAGGAAATGACCTACCTGCGCCCCGATGCCAAAAGCCAGGTAACCATTCGCTACGCCGATGACAACACGCCTGAGGCTATCGAAACCATCGTGGTCAGCACCCAGCACGATGAGTTTGATGCCAGCGAGGAGACGATGCTGGCCCAGATTAAGGAGGACATCATCAACATCCTGATTCCACGCGTAAAGGCCCAACTCGGCCCGGAGGTGCAGCAACTCTTCACCACCGATATCAAGCACCACATCAACCCCACCGGCAAGTTCGTCATCGGTGGCCCTCACGGCGACTCCGGCCTCACCGGCCGCAAAATCATCGTGGATACCTATGGCGGCAAAGGTGCCCACGGTGGCGGCGCCTTCTCCGGCAAGGATTCTTCCAAGGTTGACCGCTCGGCCGCTTACGCCGCCCGCCACATCGCCAAAAACCTAGTGGCCGCCGGCGTCGCCGACCAAGTGCTGGTGCAGGTAGCCTACGCTATTGGGGTAGCGCAGCCTGTGGGTGTGTTTGTAACCACCTACGGTACTACTAAAGCTGTGGGCAGCACCGGCGAAAAGCTCACCGACGGCCAGATTGCCGAAAAAGTGCAGCACCTCTTCGATCTGCGTCCGTATGCTATTGTGCAGCGCTTGGGCCTGCAGAACCCCATCTTCGCCGAGTCAGCCGCGTATGGCCACATGGGCCGCGAGGCTGGTACCAAGCAGGTGCAGGACGCGCAGGGCAACACTCGCACGGTAGAAACCTTCACCTGGGAAAAGCTCGACTACGTTGATAAAATCAAAGCCGAGTTCGGTCTATAA
- a CDS encoding phosphatase PAP2 family protein — MKKPLLFSLGLCLTASLPGQAQKAPSPYKTRFAIDAPVTAGLGALSVTGLLLVQQKEGLTDAQLAALNKNDIPKFDRFSAGYYSDKAQTAGDLIVYPSLVVAPALLALDADVRGRYGQVLGLYLQTMLAADATFTMSVGTITRYRPFLYGTQGGGDRNSKISTNSFFAGHTAHTAAATFFAAKVYHDFHPDSKLQPFVWTAAAVVPAVEGYTRLKAGKHFLSDNIVGYVVGATAGIVVPQLHKKSNGLSVLPVQGVNMNGHAYSGLSLTKQL; from the coding sequence ATGAAAAAACCGCTCCTCTTTAGCCTCGGACTTTGCCTTACCGCCAGCCTGCCCGGGCAGGCGCAAAAGGCTCCTTCCCCCTACAAAACGCGCTTTGCCATTGATGCTCCGGTTACGGCCGGTCTGGGGGCGCTCAGTGTCACAGGGCTATTGCTGGTACAGCAGAAAGAGGGGCTGACCGATGCCCAACTGGCGGCCCTCAACAAAAACGACATTCCCAAGTTCGACCGGTTCTCGGCGGGTTATTACAGCGACAAGGCCCAGACGGCCGGGGACTTGATTGTGTATCCGTCGTTGGTGGTTGCGCCGGCCCTGCTGGCCCTGGATGCTGACGTACGCGGGCGTTACGGGCAGGTACTGGGGCTGTATCTGCAAACAATGCTGGCCGCCGACGCCACCTTCACGATGAGCGTGGGGACCATTACCCGCTACCGGCCCTTCCTGTACGGGACGCAGGGCGGCGGTGACCGGAACAGTAAGATTTCCACCAACTCGTTTTTCGCCGGACACACGGCGCATACGGCTGCGGCTACGTTTTTCGCGGCCAAGGTATACCACGATTTCCATCCTGATTCCAAGCTGCAGCCTTTCGTCTGGACGGCGGCGGCGGTAGTACCGGCGGTGGAGGGCTATACCCGTCTCAAGGCTGGTAAGCACTTCCTTTCCGATAACATTGTGGGCTATGTGGTGGGTGCTACGGCCGGCATTGTGGTGCCCCAGCTGCACAAGAAGTCCAACGGCCTGAGCGTGCTGCCGGTGCAGGGCGTGAACATGAACGGACACGCGTACAGTGGCCTCTCGCTAACAAAGCAGCTGTAG
- a CDS encoding S9 family peptidase has translation MPKPIHLLLPVGAFLLGLSTTNAQQLGPLTVEKIMRDPAQWLGSSPGNVQWTEDGKTIYFNWNPEKARRDSLYRLAPQGGTPRKVSLREQQTLPASSGEYDQRYTRKVYEKDGDIYLLDLKTQRVRRVTNTAERETDPGFALQERAVSYTRGGNLFTWDPVTGETVQRTDFRRGPRPASAEPTDKGEKYLKAQQLALFEVLRGKEQDTKARQRQQKALARLRPKAIYLGTQTVRNLRLSPDGHYITYTLTQEPSSEKVALVPNFVTASGFTEDINTRTKVGAAQTAYQLGLYDVGRDTTFVLGYKDLKGLDEQPAYRKEYQLQAKSPVPADTSKAARKEKPATELRRVVPYGPFWSDNGQQAFLVIRSADNKDRWIVALDPATQQIRLLDRQHDDAWINGPGIGYDEGNVGWLPDSRRIWFQSEESGYSHLYTVDVTSGQKKALTSGKFEVQRAQLSRDRKTWYLTANKTHPGEQHFYRMPAEGGPLTQITTQPGGYEVSVSPDEKTLAVRYSTSNQPWELYVMDNKPGAKMRRLTHSTTPEFESYPWRAPEVISYKAQDGADVYARLYRPAIGQPQGPAVIFVHGAGYLQNAHKWWSTYFREYMFHNLLADKGYTVLDIDYRGSSGYGRDVRTGIYRYMGGKDLQDQVDGAKLLAEKYDVSPQRIGIYGGSYGGFITLMAMFTQPETFRAGAALRSVTDWAHYNHGYTDNILNEPYNDSLAYARSSPINYANGLKGALLMCHGMVDTNVHFQDIVRLSQRLIELKKENWELAVYPVEDHGFVEPSSWTDEYRRILKLFETNLRNVPPAGRAAGSSGN, from the coding sequence ATGCCCAAACCCATACACCTGTTGCTGCCCGTAGGAGCCTTCCTGCTGGGCCTTTCTACCACCAACGCCCAGCAACTCGGCCCGCTTACCGTCGAGAAAATAATGCGCGACCCGGCCCAGTGGCTGGGCAGCTCGCCCGGCAATGTGCAGTGGACCGAAGATGGCAAGACTATCTACTTCAACTGGAACCCCGAAAAAGCCCGCCGCGACTCGCTGTATCGCCTCGCGCCCCAGGGCGGCACCCCGCGCAAAGTAAGCCTGCGGGAGCAGCAGACCTTGCCCGCCAGCAGCGGCGAGTACGACCAGCGCTACACCCGCAAAGTGTACGAGAAGGACGGCGACATTTACCTGCTCGACCTCAAAACCCAGCGCGTGCGCCGCGTCACGAATACCGCCGAGCGGGAAACCGACCCCGGTTTTGCCTTGCAGGAACGCGCCGTGAGCTACACGCGCGGCGGCAACCTGTTCACCTGGGACCCCGTCACCGGCGAAACCGTGCAGCGCACCGATTTTCGCCGTGGTCCACGTCCGGCTTCGGCTGAACCCACCGACAAAGGCGAAAAGTATCTGAAAGCTCAGCAGCTGGCCTTGTTTGAAGTACTGCGCGGCAAGGAGCAGGACACCAAAGCCCGGCAGCGCCAGCAGAAAGCCCTGGCCCGGCTGCGCCCCAAGGCCATCTATTTAGGGACGCAAACCGTGCGCAACCTGCGCCTTTCGCCCGATGGCCACTACATAACCTACACGCTCACCCAGGAGCCCTCCAGCGAAAAGGTAGCCCTGGTGCCCAACTTCGTGACGGCCTCCGGCTTCACTGAGGACATCAACACCCGCACCAAAGTAGGGGCCGCCCAAACCGCCTACCAGCTGGGTCTCTACGACGTGGGCCGCGACACCACCTTCGTGCTGGGCTACAAAGATCTGAAGGGCCTCGACGAGCAGCCCGCCTACCGCAAGGAGTACCAGCTGCAGGCCAAGTCCCCCGTGCCGGCCGATACCAGCAAAGCCGCCAGAAAGGAGAAGCCCGCCACCGAGCTGCGCCGCGTGGTGCCCTACGGCCCGTTCTGGTCCGATAACGGCCAGCAGGCGTTCCTCGTCATCCGCAGTGCCGACAACAAGGACCGGTGGATTGTGGCGCTGGACCCCGCTACCCAGCAAATTAGGCTCCTAGACCGCCAGCACGACGACGCCTGGATCAATGGCCCCGGCATCGGCTACGACGAGGGCAACGTGGGCTGGCTGCCCGACTCGCGCCGCATCTGGTTCCAGAGTGAGGAAAGCGGCTATTCCCATCTGTACACTGTCGATGTTACCTCGGGTCAGAAAAAGGCCCTGACCAGCGGGAAGTTCGAGGTGCAGCGGGCCCAGCTGAGCCGGGACCGGAAGACGTGGTACCTTACGGCCAACAAAACCCACCCCGGCGAGCAGCATTTCTACCGTATGCCCGCCGAGGGCGGCCCCCTCACCCAGATTACCACCCAGCCCGGCGGCTACGAGGTCAGCGTCTCGCCCGATGAAAAGACCCTGGCCGTGCGTTACAGCACTAGCAACCAGCCCTGGGAGCTGTACGTGATGGACAATAAGCCCGGGGCCAAGATGCGCCGCCTCACCCACAGCACCACCCCGGAGTTCGAAAGCTACCCCTGGCGCGCCCCCGAAGTTATCAGCTACAAGGCCCAGGATGGGGCCGACGTGTACGCCCGCCTCTACCGCCCGGCCATCGGGCAGCCCCAGGGCCCGGCCGTGATATTCGTACACGGGGCCGGCTACCTGCAGAATGCGCACAAGTGGTGGAGCACCTACTTCCGCGAGTACATGTTTCATAACCTGCTGGCTGATAAGGGCTACACGGTGCTGGATATCGACTACCGCGGCTCCAGCGGCTACGGCCGCGACGTGCGCACCGGCATTTACCGCTACATGGGTGGCAAGGACCTGCAGGACCAGGTAGACGGGGCCAAACTGCTGGCTGAGAAGTACGACGTGAGCCCCCAGCGCATTGGGATTTACGGCGGCAGCTACGGCGGCTTTATCACCCTGATGGCCATGTTCACCCAGCCCGAAACATTCAGGGCCGGGGCCGCTTTGCGCTCCGTGACCGACTGGGCCCACTACAACCACGGCTACACCGACAACATCCTCAACGAGCCCTACAACGACAGCCTGGCTTACGCCCGCTCCTCGCCCATCAACTACGCCAACGGCCTGAAAGGGGCCCTGCTCATGTGCCACGGCATGGTGGATACCAACGTGCACTTCCAGGACATTGTGCGCCTGTCGCAGCGGCTCATCGAGCTGAAAAAGGAGAACTGGGAGTTGGCCGTGTATCCGGTAGAGGACCACGGCTTTGTGGAGCCGTCCTCCTGGACCGACGAGTACCGGCGCATTCTTAAGCTGTTCGAGACTAACCTGCGCAACGTGCCGCCCGCTGGCCGCGCCGCTGGTAGCAGTGGCAACTAA
- a CDS encoding HD domain-containing protein, whose product MVTTTTLAARWQRLTTPILSDKALQSATYKQLEAAYGGSDRHYHALPHIRALLDAVEHHGVLVQDREVVELAIWFHDVVYSPRRSDNETRSAAQALEFLQYTNLSVARQQRVAFLIERTQDHTQPQPADPDLHFFLDADLQILGATESDYWQYARQVRQEYRLIPDFLYRRGRRQVLEKLLNTPLLYHTAAFRDRLAAPPRRNLQAELKAWANGGV is encoded by the coding sequence ATGGTTACGACTACTACCTTAGCTGCCCGCTGGCAGCGTCTCACGACGCCTATACTTTCCGATAAAGCGTTGCAGTCGGCTACCTACAAGCAGCTGGAAGCGGCCTACGGCGGCTCCGACCGACACTACCACGCTCTGCCTCACATCCGGGCGCTGCTGGATGCGGTGGAGCACCACGGCGTACTGGTGCAGGACCGGGAGGTGGTGGAACTGGCCATCTGGTTTCATGATGTGGTGTACAGCCCTCGCCGCTCCGATAACGAAACCCGCAGCGCGGCCCAGGCTCTGGAGTTTCTGCAGTACACCAACCTCTCGGTGGCGCGGCAGCAGCGCGTGGCCTTCCTCATCGAGCGCACTCAGGACCACACCCAGCCCCAGCCCGCCGACCCGGACCTGCACTTCTTCCTCGATGCCGACCTGCAGATTCTGGGTGCTACCGAGTCGGATTACTGGCAGTATGCCCGGCAAGTGCGCCAGGAGTACCGCCTCATCCCCGACTTCCTCTACCGCCGGGGCCGCCGCCAAGTACTCGAAAAGCTGCTTAATACACCGCTACTCTACCACACCGCCGCCTTCCGTGACCGGCTCGCCGCCCCCCCCCGCCGCAACCTCCAAGCCGAACTGAAGGCGTGGGCCAATGGGGGCGTGTGA
- a CDS encoding GNAT family N-acetyltransferase, translating into MFTVSTDPARLDIALIHHYLAHDSYWALNIPLETVQRAIAHSLNFGLYAPDGRQAGFARVVTDKATFAWLCDVFVLPEFRGRGLSKQLMQEVWSHPELQGLRRHLLATLDAHGLYRPFGFQELAAPERYLEVRRPNPYGAPTAN; encoded by the coding sequence ATGTTCACCGTCAGCACCGACCCCGCCCGCCTCGATATTGCGCTGATTCACCACTACCTGGCGCACGACTCCTACTGGGCACTGAATATTCCGCTCGAAACCGTGCAGCGCGCCATTGCCCACTCGCTCAACTTCGGCCTCTACGCCCCTGATGGCCGCCAGGCCGGTTTTGCCCGCGTGGTCACGGATAAGGCTACCTTTGCCTGGCTCTGCGACGTATTCGTGCTGCCCGAGTTCCGGGGCCGGGGCCTGAGCAAGCAGCTGATGCAGGAAGTGTGGAGTCATCCTGAGTTACAGGGCCTGCGCCGCCATCTGCTGGCTACCCTCGATGCCCATGGCCTGTACCGGCCGTTCGGCTTTCAGGAGCTGGCCGCACCGGAACGGTACCTGGAAGTGCGCCGCCCCAACCCCTACGGCGCGCCCACGGCCAATTAA
- a CDS encoding PQQ-dependent sugar dehydrogenase, with protein sequence MKHLHSLLAGTFFLAAPFLVRAQTAPVLTTFPVGGTTVTVSALTTGLQVPWELVWGPDNVIWMTERGGRISRVDPATGQVTPLVTLTDVVTSSEGGLLGMALHPDLLTTSPYVYVVYNYNNAAGQYREKLVRLTYANGALGSPLVLLGDIDAVSTHSGSRLTILPDRTLLMTTGDAQNRPAAQDRASLNGKILRLNLDGTIPADNPVAGSPVYSFGHRNPQGLVRAGNGRLYSSEHGENAEDEVNIIEPNRNYGWPTVEGLCNLAAEQAFCTSNNVREPIFTWAPTVGVAGLTYYDHPAIPGWRNSLLAAVLRGNRITQIPLDAAGTTASTSTTVLTTFGRLRSICVSPQGKVYVGTSNRDGRATPGTNDDQILVLENRLFTSTAKARTGQLSLWPNPARTSLTLQLATAVSQSTPAEVHDALGRVVRTAHFSVGQRTVQVPLEGLKPGLYSISSQNNVQRFVVE encoded by the coding sequence ATGAAACACCTTCACTCCCTGCTGGCCGGCACTTTTTTTCTGGCGGCTCCTTTCCTCGTACGGGCCCAGACGGCCCCGGTTCTTACCACCTTTCCGGTGGGCGGCACTACCGTCACCGTTTCAGCCCTGACTACCGGCCTGCAGGTGCCGTGGGAGCTGGTATGGGGTCCGGATAATGTCATCTGGATGACGGAACGCGGCGGCCGGATCAGTCGGGTTGATCCTGCTACCGGGCAGGTAACGCCCCTCGTCACGCTTACCGATGTGGTTACGTCCTCGGAAGGCGGCCTGCTGGGCATGGCCCTGCACCCTGATCTGCTTACGACTTCGCCCTACGTGTACGTGGTGTATAACTACAACAACGCGGCCGGCCAGTACCGAGAAAAGCTTGTGCGCCTCACCTACGCCAACGGCGCGCTCGGTAGCCCGCTGGTACTGCTGGGCGATATTGACGCGGTGAGCACCCACAGCGGCTCCCGCCTCACTATTCTGCCCGACCGCACACTGCTCATGACCACCGGCGACGCCCAGAACCGGCCCGCGGCCCAGGACCGCGCCTCACTCAACGGCAAAATCCTGCGTCTGAACCTCGACGGCACGATTCCGGCCGACAACCCGGTGGCGGGCAGCCCGGTGTATAGCTTCGGGCACCGCAACCCACAGGGGCTGGTGCGTGCCGGCAACGGCCGCCTCTACAGCTCGGAGCACGGTGAAAACGCGGAGGACGAAGTGAACATCATCGAGCCGAACCGCAATTACGGCTGGCCCACCGTGGAGGGCCTCTGCAACTTGGCGGCCGAGCAGGCGTTCTGCACGTCCAACAACGTGCGGGAGCCGATTTTCACCTGGGCCCCCACCGTAGGCGTGGCCGGCCTCACCTACTACGACCACCCCGCCATTCCGGGCTGGCGCAACAGCCTGCTGGCGGCCGTGCTGCGCGGCAACCGCATCACCCAGATTCCGCTGGACGCGGCCGGCACTACCGCCAGCACCAGCACTACGGTGCTGACTACCTTCGGGCGGCTGCGCTCCATCTGCGTGTCACCGCAGGGCAAGGTGTATGTGGGCACCAGCAACCGCGACGGCCGCGCCACCCCCGGCACCAACGACGACCAGATTCTGGTACTCGAAAACCGGCTGTTCACCAGCACCGCCAAGGCCCGGACCGGCCAACTCAGCCTATGGCCCAACCCGGCCCGCACGTCGCTCACCCTGCAGCTGGCCACTGCCGTCAGCCAGAGCACACCCGCCGAAGTGCACGATGCCCTGGGCCGGGTGGTGCGTACGGCCCACTTCAGTGTCGGTCAGCGCACCGTGCAGGTGCCGCTAGAAGGGCTGAAACCTGGCCTCTACTCCATCAGCAGCCAGAATAACGTGCAGCGGTTTGTGGTGGAGTAG
- a CDS encoding cation diffusion facilitator family transporter, protein MFSLPLKTRFALLSLVVSVLLIGIKFYAWLLTRSQAVLTDALESIINVVASAFALYSIYLASLPRDENHPYGHGKIEYLSVGFEGGLILMAGVYIFYSALQSLLHPHAIERPDWGMALLFATALVNLGTGFLLVRAGREHHSPTLVGDGQHLYLDAVSTLVSCVALLLVVFTGNVLYDSLAALVLGVFIVVNGYRMVRRSVSGLMDEADTATVQHVVAELQEHREPAWIDVHNLRVVRYGANMHIDCHVTMPYYFSLEQTHDQVHRIEELVDQEFDVQVEMFVHADPCNFSACSHCHMPDCPVRQHAFSQEIPWTLANVVKNERHQLVEVE, encoded by the coding sequence ATGTTCTCGCTCCCCCTCAAAACCCGTTTTGCCCTGTTGTCTCTGGTGGTGAGCGTGCTGCTCATTGGCATCAAGTTCTACGCGTGGCTACTTACCCGCTCCCAGGCAGTGTTGACTGATGCGCTGGAGTCCATCATCAACGTGGTAGCCAGCGCCTTTGCGCTCTACAGCATCTACTTGGCCAGCCTGCCCAGGGACGAAAACCACCCGTATGGCCACGGCAAAATCGAGTACTTGTCGGTTGGGTTTGAAGGCGGGCTAATTCTAATGGCGGGCGTGTACATCTTCTATTCGGCGCTGCAGTCGTTGCTGCACCCGCACGCCATTGAGCGGCCCGACTGGGGGATGGCCCTGCTCTTCGCTACCGCATTGGTGAACTTAGGAACCGGTTTTCTACTGGTTCGGGCCGGGCGGGAGCATCATTCTCCTACGCTGGTTGGTGATGGGCAGCACCTGTACCTGGATGCGGTGAGCACGCTGGTTTCGTGCGTGGCCCTGCTGCTGGTGGTATTTACCGGCAACGTGCTCTATGACTCCCTGGCCGCGCTGGTGCTGGGCGTCTTCATCGTGGTGAATGGCTACCGCATGGTGCGCCGCTCCGTTTCGGGGCTGATGGATGAGGCCGACACCGCCACTGTGCAGCACGTAGTAGCTGAGCTGCAGGAGCACCGTGAGCCGGCCTGGATTGACGTGCATAACCTGCGCGTGGTGCGTTACGGGGCCAACATGCATATTGACTGCCACGTAACCATGCCCTATTATTTCAGTCTGGAACAAACCCACGACCAGGTACACCGCATTGAGGAGCTGGTAGATCAGGAATTCGACGTGCAGGTAGAAATGTTCGTGCACGCCGACCCCTGCAACTTCTCCGCCTGCTCCCACTGCCACATGCCCGATTGTCCCGTGCGCCAGCATGCCTTCAGCCAGGAAATCCCCTGGACGCTAGCCAACGTGGTGAAAAACGAGCGGCACCAGTTGGTGGAAGTTGAGTGA